A genomic segment from Mustela lutreola isolate mMusLut2 chromosome 15, mMusLut2.pri, whole genome shotgun sequence encodes:
- the SMIM36 gene encoding small integral membrane protein 36 — MEFYLEIDPVTLNLIILVASYVILLLVFLISCVLYDCRGKDPSKEYAPETTLDAQPSIRLLVMQQSTSEDPWARRPSLHFGDPALLGKKSTMV, encoded by the coding sequence ATGGAGTTTTACTTGGAGATTGACCCTGTCACCTTGAACCTGATCATCCTAGTAGCCAGCTACGTCATCTTGCTTCTGGTGTTCCTCATCTCCTGCGTGCTGTATGACTGCCGAGGCAAGGACCCCAGTAAGGAGTACGCTCCCGAGACCACCCTTGATGCCCAGCCTTCCATCCGCTTGCTGGTGATGCAGCAGAGTACTTCAGAGGACCCCTGGGCAAGGAGGCCCAGCCTTCATTTTGGGGATCCTGCTCTACTAGGGAAGAAAAGCACAATGGTGTGA